In Deltaproteobacteria bacterium, the DNA window CCAGCCGGTCGCCACGGGAAATCCTGGATAAAGGATCACCAGGCAAAACCGGCGCAGCGGGCCGAACTGCTGCAAGCGTTCGCCGATGCCGCGCGCCCGCGCCGGCCGGCCGCGAATAAAAAACGGCACATCGGCGCCGAGCTTGAGGCCGAGCCTTTCGAGTTGCGTGTCGGTGAATCCTAATTTTAACAATCGGTTCAACCCGACCAGCGTCGCCGCCGCGTCGGTACTGCCGCCGCCCAAGCCGGCGCCGACCGGAATCCGCTTGCGAATACGAATCTCTATCGGTTGCGTGCATTTGGCCTTGTCTAACAATAAACGCGCCGCGCGGTAGACGAGATTATTTTCATCGTTCGGCACCAATGGATGATTGCAAATAACTTTGATCAATGGCGGCGCGAGCTTTTTATTTTTAGCGAAAGCCCGAACTTTGCGGATGTCGATGTCGTCATAGAGCGATACCGGCAGCATAATCGTGTC includes these proteins:
- the ispE gene encoding 4-(cytidine 5'-diphospho)-2-C-methyl-D-erythritol kinase, yielding MKIRAPAKINLSLRVVGRRADGYHLLDTIMLPVSLYDDIDIRKVRAFAKNKKLAPPLIKVICNHPLVPNDENNLVYRAARLLLDKAKCTQPIEIRIRKRIPVGAGLGGGSTDAAATLVGLNRLLKLGFTDTQLERLGLKLGADVPFFIRGRPARARGIGERLQQFGPLRRFCLVILYPGFPVATGWVYGKLPAKLTKPSVNTSIASLLTGVSDLADLLVNDLERVSLSRYKKIGSLKRALLRAGAAGSLMSGSGSSVFGIFESKRKAEEAFHRLRQEEEFQAFLVHVLS